One Streptosporangium sp. NBC_01495 DNA window includes the following coding sequences:
- a CDS encoding discoidin domain-containing protein: MPSSRSPGRRMALLIAAAVTLVTSCLAIMPAAAADALLSQGKTATASSSENAVFPASAAVDGNAGTRWSSGFSDPQWIQVDLGASATITQVSLNWETAYGRAFQIQTSPDGTTWTPIHSTTTGTGGNQTLAVNGTGRYVRVYGTQRATPYGYSLWEFQVYGTIGGTPPTPTPTPTPDPDPGALKLLSYGRPGAASTSQSDGNCWECTPARAFDRDAASRWATSSTTGWVDPGWISVDLGATAQIKQVVLQWDPAYARAFQIQVSDNNTTWTPIYTTTTGTGFKQTLTVNGTGRYVRMYGTQRATPYGYSLWEFQVWGTGGAPITPPPLPPDPANPPTTLVWSDEFNGGAGTRPDAAKWTQDPGTGPNNELEYYKPENTAMDGNGNLVITARQETTAGSSCPGGPCQYTSGRINTGGKFTFTYGKVEARVKVPKGNGLWPAFWMMGADFLTGRPWPYNGEIDILEVLGKDVKTSYSTIHAPAYNGGGGIGAPYTLPNGADFSDDFHVWAATWDSKGIVYTLDGRTVLTLSKAQVEATRGPWVFDHPFYIILNLAVGGDWPGPPDASTGFPKQMVVDYVRVYK; encoded by the coding sequence ATGCCCTCGTCCCGAAGTCCCGGCCGCCGCATGGCCCTACTGATAGCCGCGGCCGTCACCCTCGTCACGTCCTGTCTCGCGATCATGCCCGCGGCGGCCGCCGACGCCCTGCTCTCACAGGGGAAGACGGCGACCGCCTCGTCCTCGGAGAACGCGGTCTTCCCCGCGTCCGCGGCCGTCGACGGCAACGCGGGCACCCGCTGGTCCAGCGGGTTCAGCGACCCGCAGTGGATCCAGGTCGACCTCGGCGCCAGCGCGACCATCACGCAGGTGTCGCTGAACTGGGAGACCGCCTACGGCAGGGCCTTCCAGATCCAGACCTCGCCCGACGGCACCACCTGGACGCCGATCCACTCCACGACCACCGGCACCGGTGGCAACCAGACGCTGGCCGTCAACGGCACCGGCCGCTACGTGCGCGTGTACGGCACCCAGCGCGCCACCCCGTACGGCTACTCGCTGTGGGAGTTCCAGGTCTACGGGACCATCGGCGGCACTCCTCCCACTCCGACCCCCACTCCCACCCCCGACCCCGACCCGGGCGCGCTCAAGCTGCTGTCCTACGGCAGGCCCGGCGCGGCCTCGACCTCCCAGAGCGACGGGAACTGCTGGGAGTGCACCCCGGCCAGGGCGTTCGACCGCGACGCGGCCTCCCGCTGGGCGACCAGCTCCACCACCGGCTGGGTCGACCCGGGCTGGATCTCCGTCGACCTCGGCGCGACAGCACAGATCAAGCAGGTCGTCCTCCAGTGGGACCCGGCCTACGCCAGGGCGTTCCAGATCCAGGTGTCGGACAACAACACCACCTGGACGCCGATCTACACCACGACCACCGGCACCGGTTTCAAGCAGACGCTGACCGTCAACGGCACCGGCCGCTACGTGCGCATGTACGGCACCCAGCGCGCCACCCCGTACGGCTACTCGCTGTGGGAGTTCCAGGTCTGGGGCACCGGTGGCGCCCCGATCACGCCGCCGCCGCTCCCGCCGGACCCGGCCAACCCGCCGACGACGCTCGTCTGGAGTGACGAGTTCAACGGTGGCGCGGGCACCAGGCCCGACGCGGCCAAGTGGACCCAGGACCCGGGAACCGGTCCGAACAACGAGCTTGAGTACTACAAGCCCGAGAACACCGCGATGGACGGCAACGGCAACCTCGTCATCACGGCGCGGCAGGAGACCACCGCGGGATCGTCCTGCCCGGGTGGACCCTGCCAGTACACCTCCGGCCGCATCAACACCGGCGGCAAGTTCACCTTCACCTACGGCAAGGTCGAGGCCCGCGTCAAGGTCCCGAAGGGCAACGGCCTGTGGCCGGCGTTCTGGATGATGGGCGCCGACTTCCTCACCGGCAGGCCCTGGCCGTACAACGGGGAGATCGACATCCTCGAAGTGCTCGGCAAGGACGTCAAGACCTCCTACTCGACCATCCACGCCCCCGCCTACAACGGTGGCGGCGGCATCGGTGCCCCGTACACGCTGCCCAACGGCGCGGACTTCTCGGACGACTTCCACGTCTGGGCCGCCACCTGGGACAGCAAGGGCATCGTCTACACCCTGGACGGCCGGACGGTCCTCACCCTGAGCAAGGCGCAGGTCGAGGCGACACGGGGACCGTGGGTCTTCGACCACCCGTTCTACATCATCCTCAACCTCGCGGTGGGCGGTGACTGGCCCGGCCCGCCGGACGCCAGTACCGGCTTCCCGAAGCAGATGGTCGTCGACTACGTGCGCGTCTACAAGTAA
- a CDS encoding LacI family DNA-binding transcriptional regulator, with translation MRRPTLEAVATRAGVSKSTVSRVVNGEPTVATDIRDLVMRAVNELGYIPNPAARSLVTRRTDSIAVIVSDPSAGLVSDDPMFSTVVRAASREFEAAGKQVMLMLAGSDDARVRARQFVAARHVDAVMIVSMHGADPLPAALAATGVPLVSHGRPASRLDVPWVDNDNTGGAAQAVRHLLERGRRRIATISGPLDMSAAQDRLGAYREVLSETGRRSIVAIGDFTRISGAEAMAQLLEDDPALDSVFAANDLMAIGAMRALRRAGRRVPDDVAVVGYDDIEAALYTDPPLTTVRSPMGEQAAASARLLLGLLRGEPATPVILPTQLVVRESS, from the coding sequence ATGAGACGACCCACCCTGGAGGCTGTCGCCACCCGGGCCGGCGTGTCCAAGTCAACGGTCTCCAGGGTGGTGAACGGCGAGCCGACGGTCGCCACCGACATCCGCGACCTCGTCATGCGGGCGGTGAACGAGCTGGGTTACATCCCCAACCCCGCGGCGCGCAGCCTGGTCACCCGGCGCACCGACTCCATCGCGGTGATCGTCTCCGACCCGTCGGCCGGACTCGTCTCCGACGACCCGATGTTCTCCACGGTCGTGCGCGCGGCCAGCCGCGAGTTCGAGGCGGCGGGCAAGCAGGTCATGCTCATGCTCGCCGGCTCCGACGACGCCCGCGTGCGGGCCCGGCAGTTCGTGGCCGCCCGCCATGTGGACGCGGTCATGATCGTGTCGATGCACGGCGCCGACCCCCTGCCGGCGGCGCTCGCCGCCACGGGCGTCCCCCTCGTCTCCCACGGCAGGCCCGCCTCCCGGCTGGACGTACCGTGGGTCGACAACGACAACACCGGCGGGGCCGCCCAGGCGGTACGGCACCTGCTGGAACGGGGACGGCGCCGGATCGCCACGATCTCCGGGCCGCTGGACATGTCCGCCGCCCAGGACAGGCTCGGCGCCTACCGCGAGGTCCTGAGCGAGACCGGACGGCGCTCGATCGTGGCCATCGGCGACTTCACCCGGATCTCGGGGGCCGAGGCCATGGCGCAACTGCTTGAGGACGACCCCGCACTGGACTCGGTGTTCGCCGCCAACGACCTGATGGCGATCGGCGCCATGCGGGCGCTGCGCCGGGCGGGCCGACGGGTGCCCGATGACGTGGCGGTGGTGGGGTACGACGACATCGAGGCGGCCCTCTACACCGATCCCCCGCTCACCACGGTGCGCAGCCCCATGGGCGAGCAGGCCGCCGCCTCGGCCCGCCTGCTGCTCGGCCTGCTGAGAGGCGAGCCCGCGACCCCGGTGATCCTTCCGACCCAGCTCGTGGTCAGGGAGTCCAGCTAG
- a CDS encoding RNA-guided endonuclease InsQ/TnpB family protein, which translates to MQLRYNFRLYPSPGQRQALARAFGCPRTVFNDGLCIRRDARIRGLPYISDGELSKQVITRAKATPQRAWLGEVSAVVLQQALADLNTAYRNFFASLSGKRKGRTIAPPRFRSRKDSRQAIRFTRNARFAVTTGGKLRLPKIGEVEVRWSRSLPSDPSSVTVVKDSAGRYFASFVVEATGEALPQTDSEIGIDLGLTHFAITSDGRKVASPRFLRRAAKKLRRAHKALSRTQKGSANRAKAKLRVARAYAKVTDTRRDFAHKLSTTLIRDNQAVYVEDLAVSGMARTRLAKSVHDAGWSQFVAMLEYKAVRYGRHFGKINRWFPSSKLCSACGTIATSMPLNVRSWTCPCGAGHDRDVNAAINILAAGQAERLNDCGARVGPGAIPAPRDEAGTRQEPHTRQTGISVS; encoded by the coding sequence GTGCAGCTCAGGTACAACTTCCGCCTTTACCCGTCGCCGGGTCAGCGTCAAGCGCTGGCGCGGGCGTTCGGGTGCCCGCGGACGGTGTTCAACGACGGGCTGTGCATCCGGCGGGATGCCCGGATACGGGGCTTGCCGTACATCTCGGACGGGGAGTTGTCCAAGCAGGTCATCACGCGGGCCAAGGCGACGCCGCAGCGGGCGTGGCTGGGCGAGGTGTCGGCGGTGGTCTTGCAGCAGGCGCTCGCGGATCTGAACACCGCCTACCGCAACTTTTTCGCCTCCCTGTCCGGGAAGCGGAAGGGCCGCACGATCGCGCCACCCCGGTTCCGATCCCGCAAGGATTCCCGGCAGGCGATCCGGTTCACCAGGAACGCCCGGTTCGCGGTGACAACAGGGGGGAAACTCCGGCTGCCGAAGATCGGCGAGGTGGAGGTGCGCTGGTCGCGGTCTTTGCCCTCGGACCCGTCGTCGGTGACGGTGGTCAAGGATTCGGCGGGCCGCTACTTCGCGTCGTTCGTCGTCGAAGCGACCGGGGAGGCGCTGCCGCAGACGGACTCCGAGATCGGCATCGATCTGGGTCTCACCCATTTCGCGATCACCTCGGATGGTCGGAAGGTGGCCAGCCCGCGTTTTCTGCGGCGGGCGGCCAAAAAGCTGCGCAGGGCGCACAAGGCGCTGAGCCGCACGCAGAAGGGGTCGGCGAACCGGGCCAAGGCCAAGCTCAGGGTCGCCAGGGCGTACGCCAAGGTGACCGATACCCGCCGCGACTTCGCCCATAAGTTGTCCACCACGTTGATCCGCGACAACCAAGCGGTGTACGTGGAGGATCTCGCCGTGTCCGGCATGGCGCGCACGAGGCTGGCCAAGAGTGTGCATGATGCGGGCTGGTCGCAGTTCGTCGCCATGCTGGAGTACAAAGCTGTCAGGTATGGCCGCCACTTCGGCAAGATCAACCGCTGGTTTCCGTCGTCGAAGTTGTGCTCGGCCTGCGGGACCATTGCCACCTCGATGCCGTTGAACGTCCGGTCGTGGACCTGCCCCTGCGGGGCCGGCCACGACCGGGACGTCAACGCGGCGATCAACATTCTCGCCGCCGGGCAGGCGGAGAGGCTAAACGACTGTGGAGCGCGGGTAGGACCGGGAGCGATCCCGGCACCGCGCGACGAAGCAGGAACCCGCCAGGAGCCGCACACGCGGCAGACCGGAATCTCCGTCTCTTAG
- a CDS encoding aminotransferase class I/II-fold pyridoxal phosphate-dependent enzyme, giving the protein MTPPALTIDELTAQRDAARRDYDALVRRGLSLDLTRGKPSARQLDLSEALLDLPGGHSAADGTDCRNYGGLQGLAELREIFSGPLQVPAAQLVAADNSSLSLMHDSIVHALLGTLPGAERRWADEPRVAFLCPVPGYDRHFALCERFGIELIPVPMNAEGPDMDVVERLVLEDPQVKGIWCVPKYSNPSGVSYGDETVRRLAAMPAAAPDFRIFWDNAYAVHHLTDTPVEIADILALCAEHGNPDRVFVFGSTSKITFAGSGVSFFGSSPTNVAWLLGHTAKRTIGPDKINHLRHVEFLRDENGLAEHMRRHRELLRPKFDAVETILTKELGGTGLATWSSPSGGYFISLDVLEGCAREVVRRAGEAGIALTPAGATHPYATDPRDSTIRIAPTYPELDEVELAISGLATCVRLVATERLLGSAR; this is encoded by the coding sequence GTGACCCCTCCGGCCCTCACCATCGACGAGCTGACCGCCCAGCGGGACGCCGCCCGGCGTGACTACGACGCGCTCGTCCGGCGCGGTCTGTCCCTCGACCTGACGCGGGGCAAGCCGTCGGCGCGGCAGCTCGACCTCTCCGAGGCGCTGCTGGACCTGCCCGGCGGTCACAGCGCCGCGGATGGCACCGACTGCCGCAACTACGGCGGGCTCCAGGGCCTGGCCGAGCTCAGGGAGATCTTCAGCGGCCCGCTCCAGGTGCCCGCCGCGCAGCTTGTCGCCGCGGACAACTCCAGCCTCTCGCTGATGCACGACTCGATCGTCCACGCCCTGCTCGGCACGCTGCCCGGCGCCGAGCGCCGCTGGGCCGACGAGCCGCGGGTCGCGTTCCTGTGCCCGGTTCCCGGGTACGACCGCCACTTCGCCCTGTGCGAGCGGTTCGGCATCGAGCTGATCCCCGTGCCGATGAACGCCGAAGGGCCGGACATGGACGTCGTGGAGCGTCTCGTGCTCGAAGACCCCCAGGTCAAGGGCATCTGGTGCGTGCCCAAGTACAGCAACCCCAGCGGTGTCTCCTACGGTGACGAGACGGTGCGGCGCCTGGCCGCCATGCCGGCCGCCGCCCCGGACTTCCGGATCTTCTGGGACAACGCCTACGCCGTGCACCACCTGACCGACACGCCCGTGGAGATCGCCGACATCCTGGCGCTGTGCGCCGAGCACGGCAACCCCGACCGCGTCTTCGTCTTCGGCTCCACCTCGAAGATCACCTTCGCCGGTTCCGGTGTCTCCTTCTTCGGGTCGTCCCCGACCAACGTGGCCTGGCTGCTCGGGCACACCGCCAAGCGCACCATCGGCCCCGACAAGATCAACCATCTTCGCCACGTGGAGTTCCTCCGCGACGAGAACGGCCTGGCCGAGCACATGCGCCGCCACCGGGAGCTGCTCCGGCCGAAGTTCGACGCGGTCGAGACGATCCTCACGAAGGAGCTGGGCGGCACCGGCCTGGCGACCTGGTCCAGCCCCTCGGGCGGCTACTTCATCAGCCTCGACGTGCTGGAGGGATGCGCTCGCGAGGTGGTGAGGCGGGCGGGAGAGGCGGGCATCGCCCTCACCCCCGCGGGCGCCACCCACCCGTACGCGACGGACCCCCGCGACAGCACCATCCGCATCGCCCCCACCTACCCCGAGCTCGACGAGGTGGAGCTGGCCATCTCCGGCCTCGCCACCTGTGTGCGCCTCGTCGCCACCGAGAGGCTCCTGGGCAGCGCCCGCTAG
- a CDS encoding DUF4429 domain-containing protein: protein MAEVMVRDGTWTFDGEILRIVPGRDRSVKKLRQLLGEVRVPLEAVAGIAYEPGKKGGRLRLRLREGADPFNQAARGRIADTADPYQLVVDADRTGAAEYFVDEVRNALVIEQVPDGPSERYLMPGPALPVVVPAGDGTATFDGESIRLEWNWAAEEGKKSAGPQRLALKDLSGVEWFPTAGLENGYLRFQVRGAAAHKLAPKHDPSCLVLWGFDKETRTTALLVAAVLARLPHPSDAQLPSATEPPSIEPPAAPAGGDDPDSLLRRLRELGELHRDGILTDEEFTTAKQALLRRF from the coding sequence ATGGCTGAGGTCATGGTGCGTGACGGAACCTGGACGTTCGACGGCGAGATCCTGCGGATCGTGCCCGGTCGCGACCGGAGCGTGAAGAAGCTGCGGCAGTTGCTGGGCGAGGTGCGGGTGCCGCTGGAGGCGGTGGCCGGCATCGCGTACGAGCCCGGCAAGAAGGGCGGCAGGCTGCGGCTTCGCCTGCGGGAGGGCGCCGACCCGTTCAACCAGGCGGCACGCGGGCGGATCGCCGACACCGCCGACCCCTACCAGCTGGTCGTGGACGCCGACCGCACCGGCGCCGCCGAGTACTTCGTCGACGAGGTGCGCAACGCGCTGGTGATCGAGCAGGTGCCGGACGGCCCCTCGGAGCGCTACCTCATGCCGGGCCCGGCACTGCCCGTGGTGGTTCCGGCGGGCGACGGCACGGCGACGTTCGACGGCGAGTCGATCCGCCTCGAATGGAACTGGGCCGCGGAGGAGGGCAAGAAGTCGGCCGGTCCCCAGCGGCTCGCGCTGAAGGACCTCAGCGGCGTGGAGTGGTTCCCGACCGCCGGCCTGGAGAACGGCTACCTCCGTTTCCAGGTGAGAGGCGCGGCGGCGCACAAGCTCGCTCCCAAGCACGACCCGAGCTGCCTGGTCCTGTGGGGCTTCGACAAGGAGACCCGCACGACGGCGCTGCTCGTCGCCGCGGTCCTCGCCAGGCTGCCGCACCCCTCGGACGCCCAGCTGCCTTCCGCCACCGAGCCCCCGTCGATCGAGCCGCCCGCGGCACCCGCGGGCGGCGACGACCCGGACTCGCTCCTGCGCCGCCTGCGCGAGCTCGGCGAGCTGCACAGGGACGGCATCCTCACCGACGAGGAGTTCACCACCGCCAAGCAGGCCCTGCTCCGCCGCTTCTGA
- a CDS encoding HNH endonuclease family protein encodes MSTRGVVTVVLGAAVLFSLSTHGDTRARAAPARVAPLDNPDGVGPGLAPVRSAGDRGAAVRLIGKLRVRPMGSKAGYSRTRFGENWADTAKGVPYARNGCGTRDDLLARDGENVRYRRGSDCVVVSMRLRDPYTGRIVRWTKKRSDEIQVDHVVPLSYEWRMGASRWPLSKRKRIANDPLNLLPVYGDANEAKGGSGPASWLPPVHRVRCAYVVRFAQVALKYNLPVTRADKNIMLAQCR; translated from the coding sequence GTGAGCACGCGGGGGGTGGTCACCGTGGTGCTCGGCGCCGCGGTGCTCTTCTCACTGTCGACGCACGGCGACACGCGTGCGAGGGCCGCGCCGGCCCGGGTCGCGCCGTTGGACAACCCTGACGGGGTGGGCCCCGGTCTGGCGCCCGTCAGGTCGGCCGGAGACCGGGGCGCCGCCGTCAGGCTGATCGGGAAGCTCCGGGTCAGGCCGATGGGTTCCAAGGCCGGCTACAGCCGGACCAGGTTCGGCGAGAACTGGGCCGACACCGCCAAAGGGGTGCCGTACGCGCGCAACGGCTGCGGTACCCGCGACGACCTGCTGGCCCGCGACGGCGAGAACGTGCGCTACCGCCGCGGATCCGACTGCGTGGTCGTCTCCATGAGGCTGCGCGACCCCTACACCGGCCGGATCGTCCGCTGGACCAAGAAGCGCTCCGACGAGATCCAGGTCGACCACGTGGTCCCGCTGTCCTACGAGTGGCGGATGGGAGCCTCCCGCTGGCCGCTGTCCAAGCGGAAGCGCATCGCCAACGACCCGCTCAACCTCCTTCCGGTGTACGGCGACGCCAACGAGGCCAAGGGCGGCTCGGGGCCCGCGTCCTGGCTCCCTCCCGTACACCGGGTCCGCTGCGCCTACGTCGTCCGCTTCGCCCAGGTGGCCCTGAAGTACAACCTGCCGGTCACTCGCGCGGACAAGAACATCATGCTCGCCCAGTGCCGGTGA
- a CDS encoding response regulator, giving the protein MTRILVVDDEPQLLRALRINLAARRYEVAVAADGAAALRQAADWHPDLVVLDLGLPDMDGVDVIHGLRGWTSVPIIVLSGRVEGHDKVEALDAGADDYVIKPFGVDELLARIRAVSRRTFAPEEEPARFVIGDHEVDLAGKTVSGGVRLTPTEWRLLEILVRNPGKLITQRRLLNDVWGASYSKETNYLRQYMAQMRKKLERDPAHPVHLLTEPGMGYRFQP; this is encoded by the coding sequence GTGACGCGCATCCTCGTCGTCGACGACGAGCCCCAGCTCCTGCGGGCGCTGCGGATCAACCTGGCCGCCCGCCGGTACGAGGTGGCCGTGGCCGCGGACGGCGCCGCCGCGCTGCGCCAGGCCGCCGACTGGCACCCCGACCTGGTCGTGCTCGACCTCGGCCTGCCCGACATGGACGGGGTGGACGTCATCCACGGCCTGCGCGGCTGGACCAGCGTCCCGATCATCGTGCTGTCCGGCAGGGTCGAGGGCCACGACAAGGTGGAGGCCCTGGACGCGGGCGCGGACGACTACGTCATCAAGCCGTTCGGCGTCGACGAGCTGCTCGCCAGGATCCGCGCGGTGTCGCGCCGCACCTTCGCCCCCGAGGAGGAACCGGCCCGGTTCGTGATCGGCGATCACGAGGTGGACCTGGCGGGCAAGACCGTCTCCGGCGGCGTGCGGCTCACGCCCACCGAGTGGCGCCTGCTGGAGATCCTGGTCCGCAACCCCGGCAAGCTGATCACCCAGCGCCGCCTGCTGAACGACGTCTGGGGTGCCTCCTACAGCAAGGAGACCAACTACCTTCGCCAGTACATGGCCCAGATGCGCAAGAAACTGGAACGCGACCCCGCCCACCCGGTCCACCTGCTCACCGAACCGGGCATGGGCTACCGCTTCCAGCCCTGA
- a CDS encoding sensor histidine kinase, producing the protein MARGRLRVYLGAAPGVGKTFAMLAEGRRRQERGTDVVIGLVETHGRERVEKLLEGMEIVPRVAVEHRGTVVGELDVDAVIARRPGVVLVDELAHTNVPGSRNAKRWQDVEEILESGIDVVSTVNVQHLESLRDAVEEITGVVQRETVPDEVVRRAGQVELVDMTPEALRRRMAHGDVYAPEKADAALSRYFQLDNLTALRELSLLWVAGKVDDQLGRYRTEHRVAGVWETRERVVVALAGGPEGETLVRRAARIAARSPRADLLAVHVTMADGLAGADPAHLARQRALVESLGGSYHQVVGDNVSRALLEFARRVNATQLVLGVSRRGWLARILSRGVGVTTAAYSGTVDVHMITHGEVGEFGGRGPSRAALTRSRRLAGWGTALLGLPLLTAALLEFRQATTLPSVILLFLLMVVCVALAGGMWPAITAAVAGFALLNWFFTPPFHSLAVTRPENLLALVVYVLVAIMVSAVVDLAARRAREAARAGAEAEVLATLAGYVLRGEAALPSLLSRLRETFGLVSVTLLERRSDGPAGSEDRPDDPDGWRIVATGGGEPSTRPGLADTDVVVDDDLVLAVRGWLPGASGRRVLEAFAAEAAVALRHQRLAEQAERLRPLAEADRMRTALLAAVSHDLRTPLASARAAVEGLRATDVDWSPEDREELLATAGESLTKLDRLVANLLDMSRLQAGVLGLTLEPTALEDVVPRVIDDLGPLRDRARDRLPEDLPEIAADPVLLERVLVNLVSNAVRHSPPGVAVLIGAGVSGDGEHVEIRVVDRGPGIPEEARDRVFMPFQRLGDRDNATGVGLGLALSRGLAEAMGGTLVPDETPGGGLTMILTLPVFPRHRAAPEPVEDP; encoded by the coding sequence ATGGCACGCGGACGGCTGCGCGTCTATCTGGGGGCGGCCCCCGGGGTGGGCAAGACCTTCGCGATGCTGGCCGAGGGGCGCCGGCGCCAGGAGCGCGGCACCGATGTGGTGATCGGGCTGGTGGAGACGCACGGGCGGGAGCGCGTCGAGAAGCTGCTGGAGGGGATGGAGATCGTCCCGCGCGTGGCGGTGGAGCACCGCGGGACCGTGGTCGGCGAGCTGGACGTCGACGCCGTCATCGCCAGGCGGCCGGGGGTCGTCCTGGTCGACGAGCTGGCCCACACCAACGTGCCGGGCTCGCGCAACGCCAAGCGCTGGCAGGACGTGGAGGAGATCCTGGAGTCCGGGATCGACGTCGTCTCCACCGTCAACGTCCAGCATCTGGAGTCGCTCCGCGACGCGGTCGAGGAGATCACCGGGGTGGTCCAGCGCGAGACGGTGCCCGACGAGGTGGTGCGGCGGGCCGGGCAGGTGGAGCTGGTGGACATGACCCCGGAGGCGTTGCGCCGCCGGATGGCGCACGGCGACGTGTACGCGCCGGAGAAGGCGGACGCGGCACTGTCGAGGTACTTCCAGCTGGACAACCTGACGGCGCTGCGCGAGCTGTCGCTGCTGTGGGTGGCGGGCAAGGTCGACGACCAGCTCGGTCGCTACCGCACCGAGCACCGCGTCGCCGGGGTGTGGGAGACCCGGGAGCGGGTGGTGGTGGCGCTGGCCGGAGGCCCGGAGGGGGAGACCCTGGTACGCCGGGCGGCGCGGATCGCGGCCCGGTCCCCCCGGGCGGACCTGCTGGCGGTGCACGTGACGATGGCCGACGGGCTCGCGGGCGCCGACCCGGCGCACCTGGCCCGGCAGCGCGCGCTGGTGGAGAGCCTGGGCGGCAGCTACCACCAGGTGGTGGGCGACAACGTGTCGCGGGCGCTGCTGGAGTTCGCCCGGCGGGTGAACGCCACCCAACTGGTGCTGGGGGTCTCCCGGCGCGGGTGGCTCGCGCGGATCCTCTCCCGGGGGGTCGGCGTGACCACGGCCGCGTACTCGGGGACGGTCGACGTCCACATGATCACCCACGGGGAGGTGGGGGAGTTCGGCGGACGCGGCCCTTCACGCGCCGCGCTCACCCGTTCCCGCAGGCTGGCCGGCTGGGGGACGGCACTGCTCGGACTTCCTCTGCTCACCGCCGCCCTCCTGGAGTTCAGGCAGGCGACGACGCTGCCGAGCGTGATATTGCTGTTCCTGCTGATGGTGGTCTGCGTCGCGCTGGCCGGTGGGATGTGGCCCGCGATCACCGCCGCGGTGGCAGGTTTCGCCCTCCTCAACTGGTTCTTCACGCCGCCGTTCCACTCGCTGGCCGTGACGCGGCCGGAGAATCTGCTCGCCCTGGTCGTCTACGTACTGGTCGCGATCATGGTGAGCGCGGTCGTCGACCTCGCGGCCCGCCGCGCCAGGGAGGCCGCCCGCGCGGGCGCGGAGGCCGAGGTGCTGGCGACCCTCGCCGGGTACGTGCTGCGGGGCGAGGCGGCGCTGCCGTCCCTGCTCTCCCGGCTCAGGGAGACCTTCGGGCTGGTCTCCGTCACCCTGCTGGAACGCCGGAGCGATGGCCCTGCCGGTTCTGAGGACAGGCCGGACGATCCGGACGGCTGGCGGATCGTGGCGACCGGGGGCGGGGAGCCGTCCACCCGTCCCGGCCTCGCCGACACCGACGTGGTCGTCGACGACGATCTGGTGCTGGCCGTACGCGGATGGCTGCCCGGGGCGTCCGGCCGCAGGGTGCTGGAGGCGTTCGCCGCCGAGGCGGCGGTGGCACTGCGCCACCAGCGCCTCGCCGAGCAGGCGGAACGGCTGCGCCCGCTCGCCGAGGCCGACAGGATGCGCACCGCGCTGCTCGCCGCGGTCAGCCACGACCTGCGCACCCCGCTCGCCTCGGCCAGGGCCGCCGTGGAGGGCCTGCGCGCCACCGACGTCGACTGGTCGCCGGAGGACAGGGAGGAGTTGCTCGCCACCGCCGGCGAGTCCCTGACCAAGCTGGACCGCCTGGTCGCCAACCTGCTCGACATGAGCCGCCTGCAGGCGGGGGTGCTCGGGCTGACACTGGAGCCGACCGCGCTCGAGGACGTCGTTCCCCGGGTCATCGACGACCTGGGCCCGCTCCGCGACCGGGCGCGCGACCGCCTGCCCGAGGACCTCCCGGAGATCGCCGCCGACCCGGTGCTGCTCGAACGCGTACTGGTCAACCTCGTCTCCAACGCCGTCCGCCACAGTCCGCCGGGCGTCGCCGTGCTGATCGGCGCGGGCGTGAGCGGCGACGGCGAGCACGTGGAGATCAGGGTCGTCGACCGGGGGCCCGGCATCCCCGAGGAGGCGCGCGACCGGGTCTTCATGCCCTTTCAGCGGCTCGGCGACCGTGACAACGCCACCGGTGTCGGTCTCGGCCTCGCGCTCTCCCGGGGGCTGGCGGAGGCGATGGGCGGCACCCTCGTACCGGACGAGACACCGGGCGGTGGCCTCACCATGATCCTGACCCTGCCCGTCTTCCCGCGGCACCGGGCCGCGCCCGAACCCGTGGAGGACCCGTGA